The following coding sequences are from one Rutidosis leptorrhynchoides isolate AG116_Rl617_1_P2 chromosome 11, CSIRO_AGI_Rlap_v1, whole genome shotgun sequence window:
- the LOC139877096 gene encoding protein SLOW WALKER 1-like — MAVDERSEAIVKTFPVKPKLKSTTNKSKTTTPESKYWKSFKSNQTQTLISSITSLSFSPISPHDFAATHSATVTIFNSQTLEPKSTIASFKDIATSASYRSDGQLLAAGSLSGQIQVFNVKKRSALRRLRGHSRPVHFVSYPRVDKLHLYSGGDDSIVKYWDVSTETAVSNLYGHKDYVRCGDGSPASDDMFVTGSYDHTVRVWDVRVSSNGSLLDVNHGAPIEDVIYLPSGGLIATAGGNTVKIWDVIGGGKLLYSMESHNKTVTSLCVAKIGEGKGDFANQYRILSVSLDGYMKVFDYSKLKITSSIRFPSSLMSVAFSPDGSTRVIGSSNGVLYAGKRKKEDNLGLVKSEWGKYVGFGAIDEPEKRVLRPSYFRYFRRGQSEKPSKGDYLIMRPKKVKLAEHDKLLKKFHHNEALVSALKAKNPENVVAVMEELVSRKKLLKCVSNLGVDELGLLLSFLQRYSTMPRYAGILIALAKKVVENRIDDINGSDELKGYIRNLKRSIVEEITIQQSLVEIQGMISPLLKIAGRR; from the coding sequence ATGGCGGTCGACGAAAGATCAGAAGCAATAGTCAAGACATTTCCAGTAAAACCGAAGCTCAAATCAACAACGAACAAATCAAAAACCACAACACCTGAATCAAAATACTGGAAATCATTCAAATCAAATCAAACACAAACCCTAATTTCATCGATTACATCACTCTCATTTTCCCCAATTTCACCACACGATTTCGCCGCTACACATTCCGCCACCGTCACAATCTTCAATTCACAAACCCTAGAACCTAAATCCACCATCGCATCATTCAAAGACATCGCCACGTCAGCTTCTTATCGTTCCGACGGTCAGTTACTCGCCGCTGGTTCACTTTCCGGTCAGATTCAGGTCTTCAACGTCAAAAAACGGTCAGCTCTCCGGAGACTTCGCGGTCACTCACGTCCTGTGCATTTTGTAAGTTATCCTCGTGTTGATAAATTGCATTTATATTCTGGTGGTGATGATTCTATTGTTAAGTATTGGGATGTATCGACTGAAACAGCGGTATCGAATTTGTACGGTCATAAGGATTATGTTCGATGTGGTGATGGATCACCTGCAAGTGATGATATGTTTGTTACAGGGTCTTATGATCATACTGTTAGGGTTTGGGATGTTAGGGTTTCGAGTAATGGATCGTTGTTGGATGTTAATCATGGGGCTCCAATTGAGGATGTGATTTATTTACCTTCGGGCGGTTTAATTGCAACTGCAGGTGGTAACACTGTTAAAATTTGGGATGTAATTGGTGGTGGTAAGCTGTTGTATTCGATGGAGAGTCATAATAAAACTGTAACGTCGTTATGTGTTGCGAAAATAGGTGAAGGGAAAGGGGATTTCGCGAACCAGTATAGGATATTGAGTGTATCGTTGGATGGGTATATGAAAGTGTTTGATTACTCGAAGTTGAAGATTACAAGTTCTATTAGGTTTCCGTCTTCGCTTATGTCGGTAGCGTTTTCTCCCGATGGGTCTACTAGGGTTATTGGTAGTTCGAACGGGGTGCTTTATGCTGGGAAAAGGAAAAAGGAAGATAATTTAGGGTTGGTCAAATCAGAATGGGGGAAATATGTTGGTTTTGGAGCTATAGATGAGCCCGAAAAGAGGGTTTTAAGGCCTTCGTATTTTCGTTACTTTCGTCGTGGACAAAGTGAGAAGCCATCAAAAGGGGATTATTTGATTATGAGGCCGAAGAAGGTGAAGCTTGCTGAACATGATAAACTATTGAAGAAATTTCATCATAATGAGGCTTTGGTGTCTGCATTAAAAGCTAAAAATCCTGAAAATGTAGTTGCAGTGATGGAAGAATTGGTGTCGAGAAAGAAACTTTTGAAATGTGTATCGAATTTGGGGGTTGATGAACTTGGATTGCTGTTGAGTTTCTTGCAGAGGTATTCAACAATGCCACGTTATGCTGGTATTTTGATTGCGTTAGCAAAGAAAGTTGTTGAAAACCGTATTGATGATATTAATGGCTCTGATGAATTAAAAGGTTATATTCGAAATCTGAAAAGGTCGATTGTGGAGGAGATAACTATACAACAGTCTTTGGTTGAAATACAAGGTATGATTTCTCCCTTACTGAAGATTGCAGGAAGAAGATGA
- the LOC139876676 gene encoding NPL4-like protein 1 produces MLIRIRSRDGLERLQIDNPNITIAQLKTLIESQLRVPIHNQTLSTNQSLLIAKSPSEIAQFTDMFNSQTLISSLGITHGSIIFLSYDGERKIAGPQIRPAGFEGRKMTMDDLIAKQMRITRQENPNCELVSFDRDAANGFQHYVNETLAFGVKRGGFMYGTVSDEGKVEVNYIYEPPQQGNEHSLILLKDPDEERLVEAIALGLGMRRVGFIFSQTISQMKKDYTLSNKELLQAVELQGESDLKEWVTVMVKLEVNEDGGADVHFEAFQMSDQCVKLFRDGWFVTEIGADDDPKLSKMKKDVVVGGKDTKEVDNDFFLVVVKILDHQGPLSSTFPVENRNTMITMKTLKNHLDRTKNLSFVKRISDFHVLLLLARFLDVNSDVPALAGCVHAQATIPEGYQILIDSMAASG; encoded by the exons ATGTTGATCAGAATCAGAAGCAGAGATGGATTAGAGCGTTTACAAATCGACAATCCAAATATCACAATCGCACAACTCAAAACCCTAATCGAATCACAGCTTCGAGTACCAATTCACAATCAAACCCTATCAACAAATCAATCCTTATTAATCGCCAAATCCCCATCCGAAATCGCACAATTCACTGACATGTTCAACtctcaaaccctaatttcatcCCTCGGAATCACACACGGTTCAATTATATTCCTTTCATACGACGGCGAACGCAAAATCGCCGGACCTCAAATCCGGCCGGCCGGATTCGAAGGCCGGAAAATGACAATGGATGATTTAATTGCAAAACAAATGCGAATCACTCGACAAGAAAACCCTAATTGTGAATTGGTGTCATTTGATCGAGATGCTGCTAATGGGTTTCAGCATTATGTGAATGAAACCCTAGCTTTTGGTGTAAAGCGTGGGGGGTTTATGTACGGAACTGTTTCAGATGAAGGTAAAGTTGAAGTTAATTATATTTATGAGCCACCGCAACAAGGGAACGAACATAGTTTGATTCTGTTAAAGGACCCAGATGAGGAAAGGTTAGTTGAAGCAATTGCTTTAGGGTTGGGGATGAGGAGAGTAGGGTTTATATTTAGTCAAACAATTAGTCAAATGAAAAAGGATTATACTTTATCGAATAAGGAGTTATTGCAGGCGGTTGAGTTGCAAGGTGAAAGTGATTTGAAAGAGTGGGTTACTGTGATGGTGAAGTTGGAAGTGAATGAAGATGGTGGTGCTGATGTGCATTTTGAGGCCTTTCAGATGAGTGATCAGTGTGTTAAGTTGTTTAGAGATGGGTGGTTTGTGACGGAAATTGGGGCGGATGATGATCCGAAGTTGTCGAAAATGAAAAAGGATGTTGTTGTTGGAGGGAAGGATACTAAGGAAGTTGATAATGACTTTTTCTTGGTTGTTGTCAAGATTTTGGATCATCAG GGTCCCTTATCATCAACATTTCCAGTTGAGAATCGGAACACAATGATCACCATGAAAACTCTAAAGAACCATTTGGATCGTACAAAGAATCTGTCTTTTGTGAAGCGAATTTCGGACTTCCATGTATTGCTTTTACTAGCCAGGTTTCTCGATGTGAATTCTGATGTTCCAGCATTAGCAGGGTGTGTCCATGCACAGGCAACCATTCCCGAAGGTTACCAGATTCTTATCGACTCAATGGCAGCATCTGGTTGA